In the Pseudomonas sp. DTU_2021_1001937_2_SI_NGA_ILE_001 genome, one interval contains:
- a CDS encoding DUF4435 domain-containing protein: protein MSSYKDVSSYGLAVRVRSHKTVLVEGATDKIVISKLILSKTYSQGQKLRFFIDDASMIKEDPMLARLGNKEKVLLIANRVSDDKFGVVVDREWDQLDIRNLSDADFCQNRMGVYVTKGHSIENYWFDCDAVISFIISSFSSVIGTDLLDEIKARFPAMIRFAAAYSIAAKESSAITRLGDLLSAADVGISGGVINLLPVYNAKAQGRGVMGDIPSLVGAKLQELNACDVGLLRWICHGHLGEEAIRASVAKLAHSCGVSQNVCREIERGKKVEKLSHDTDYLSRQDDQSLEPLNQVLRWVRE, encoded by the coding sequence ATGAGTTCATACAAGGATGTTTCATCGTACGGATTGGCTGTTAGGGTTAGAAGCCACAAAACCGTGCTTGTAGAGGGAGCGACCGATAAGATCGTTATATCTAAATTAATACTATCTAAGACTTACAGTCAAGGGCAAAAGTTACGGTTTTTCATTGATGATGCTTCGATGATCAAAGAAGACCCTATGCTGGCGAGGTTGGGAAATAAAGAAAAGGTTTTGTTAATTGCTAACAGGGTCTCGGATGATAAGTTTGGTGTGGTTGTGGATCGGGAGTGGGATCAGCTGGATATAAGAAACTTGTCAGATGCTGATTTTTGTCAGAATCGCATGGGTGTATATGTCACGAAAGGGCACTCAATAGAAAACTATTGGTTTGATTGTGATGCTGTGATAAGTTTTATTATATCGTCGTTCTCCTCAGTTATTGGAACTGACTTGTTGGATGAAATCAAGGCTAGGTTTCCTGCCATGATTAGGTTCGCTGCGGCTTATTCTATAGCTGCCAAAGAAAGCTCTGCTATAACTCGACTGGGTGATCTGCTTTCGGCGGCGGATGTCGGAATCTCTGGCGGGGTTATTAATCTATTGCCAGTGTACAATGCCAAGGCTCAGGGAAGGGGTGTTATGGGAGATATCCCTTCTCTTGTGGGGGCGAAGTTGCAAGAACTAAATGCTTGTGATGTGGGCCTTTTGAGGTGGATTTGTCATGGGCATTTGGGGGAGGAGGCCATAAGAGCAAGCGTTGCGAAATTAGCTCATTCTTGCGGTGTGAGTCAGAATGTATGTCGCGAGATTGAACGTGGTAAGAAAGTTGAGAAGCTGTCCCATGACACGGACTACCTCAGTCGGCAGGATGATCAGAGTCTGGAGCCTTTGAATCAAGTATTGAGGTGGGTAAGAGAGTAG
- a CDS encoding lipocalin-like domain-containing protein, with protein sequence MICLALLLGACDDSQTPPEGFAGMGSRVEGYTPVTPGRHFAFPADHAPHPGFRIEWWYITANLQDAQGQRFGVQWTLFRNALQPGTEASGWQSSTLWMGHAAVTSANVHHAAQRLARGGVDQAGVQLAPFEAWIDDWSMTSRASEPMRDLHLQAKDQAFAYQLQLRSERPMVLQGDQGYSRKSEAGQASYYYSQPFFTVSGELQIDGQRHTVNGQAWLDREWSSQPLTADQQGWDWFSLHLQDGTRLMLYRIRHRQGPAYLTGTWIDPDGTAQPLGPEALRMQPLEQSEVAGRRLPTRWAIEIPGKGLRVTTTALNAQAWMDLDVPYWEGPVEVSGSQSGEGYLEMTGY encoded by the coding sequence ATGATCTGCCTGGCCCTGCTGCTCGGCGCCTGCGACGACAGTCAAACGCCCCCCGAGGGCTTCGCCGGCATGGGCAGCCGGGTCGAAGGCTATACCCCGGTCACGCCGGGGCGCCACTTCGCCTTCCCCGCCGACCACGCGCCACACCCTGGCTTTCGCATCGAGTGGTGGTACATCACCGCCAACCTGCAGGACGCCCAGGGCCAGCGCTTCGGCGTGCAGTGGACGCTGTTTCGCAACGCCCTGCAGCCCGGCACCGAGGCCAGTGGCTGGCAGAGCAGCACCTTGTGGATGGGCCATGCGGCCGTGACCTCGGCCAACGTCCATCATGCCGCCCAGCGCCTGGCCCGCGGCGGCGTCGACCAGGCCGGAGTGCAGCTGGCGCCCTTCGAAGCCTGGATCGACGACTGGTCGATGACCAGCCGGGCCAGCGAGCCGATGCGCGACCTGCACCTGCAAGCCAAAGACCAAGCCTTCGCCTACCAGCTGCAACTGCGCAGCGAACGCCCCATGGTGCTGCAGGGCGACCAGGGCTACAGCCGCAAGTCCGAAGCCGGTCAGGCGTCCTACTACTACAGCCAGCCGTTCTTCACCGTCAGCGGTGAACTGCAGATCGACGGCCAGCGCCATACGGTCAACGGCCAGGCCTGGCTGGACCGCGAATGGAGCAGCCAGCCCCTGACCGCTGACCAGCAGGGCTGGGACTGGTTTTCCCTGCACCTGCAGGACGGCACGCGGCTGATGCTCTACCGCATCCGCCATCGCCAGGGCCCGGCCTACCTCACCGGCACCTGGATCGACCCGGACGGTACGGCGCAGCCGCTGGGTCCGGAAGCGCTGCGCATGCAGCCCCTTGAACAAAGCGAAGTCGCCGGCCGTCGCCTGCCGACCCGCTGGGCCATCGAGATTCCCGGCAAGGGCTTGCGGGTGACCACCACGGCACTCAACGCCCAGGCCTGGATGGACCTGGACGTGCCGTACTGGGAAGGGCCTGTGGAAGTCAGTGGCAGCCAGAGTGGCGAGGGCTACCTGGAGATGACCGGGTACTGA
- a CDS encoding ABC transporter permease: MAVLRWTLYALLSHWRRHPVQLASVLVGLWLATGLLTGVQALNGQARDSYQRASQWLGGSPQYWLSSPSGAVLPETLFVQLRRAGWPVSPQLQGRISLNGERLQLLGIEPLSLPRDQAVAGQHLDNAALLDFLRPPWVTWIAPDTLGSLGLQEGQQPVTDSGQALPPLRAVPNMPPGTLLTDIGQAQRLLGMPGQLSRLWLDTAFAARAPTLPAGLDEPLRLQHGEAADDLGRLTESFHLNLNALGILAFVVGLFIVHAAIGLALEQRRGLLRNLRASGVSARSLIVALVLELLGMALLAGGAGVLSGYMLAALLLPDLTASLRGLYGAQVANQLHPGVLWWLGSLGMALLGALLAGASSLLRAARLPLLALARAQAWRKVHARWLRRQGQVAVFGLGVALLASFGSGLASGFLMVTALLLGTALGLPVLLDRVLNTLLAGRRSVLAQWFLADCRQQLPALSLALMALLLAMAASVGTGGMTAGFRQTFDGWLEQRLSAELYVTPVDPAQARELQTWLQQQPTVSAVLPDWQVSLRLQGWPAELHGILDHPYYRQHWQLLAAMGGDPWQRLAEQQGIMLSEQLARRLSVGLGDRVEIPLPAGHWSLQVVGLYADYGNARGHLLASAIQLARHWPDLAPMRFNLRMAPEDIPALSQALQQRFGLDASRIIDQHQLKQWSTQVFERTFAATAALNALTLGVAAIALFISLLTQSQERIGQLAPLWALGVERRQLMWLNLGQTWLLAGLTLLVALPLGVLLTWCLNAVIQVQAFGWRLPTRLFPLQWLSLGALALGATLLASAWPLWRLRRSQPADLLRTFDREQ, from the coding sequence ATGGCCGTGCTGCGCTGGACCCTGTACGCCCTGCTCAGCCATTGGCGCCGCCACCCCGTGCAACTGGCCAGCGTGCTGGTCGGGCTGTGGCTGGCCACCGGCCTGCTCACCGGCGTGCAGGCCCTCAACGGCCAGGCCCGCGACAGCTACCAACGCGCCAGCCAGTGGCTGGGGGGCAGCCCGCAATACTGGCTGAGCAGCCCCTCAGGCGCGGTTCTGCCCGAGACCCTGTTCGTGCAATTGCGCCGCGCTGGCTGGCCGGTCTCGCCGCAACTGCAAGGGCGTATCAGCCTGAACGGTGAGCGCCTGCAACTGTTGGGCATCGAGCCGCTGAGCCTGCCCCGTGACCAGGCGGTGGCCGGGCAGCATCTGGACAACGCAGCGCTGCTGGACTTCCTGCGCCCGCCCTGGGTCACCTGGATAGCGCCGGATACCCTGGGCAGCCTTGGCCTGCAGGAAGGTCAGCAGCCAGTCACCGACAGCGGCCAGGCGCTGCCGCCCCTGCGCGCCGTACCCAACATGCCGCCCGGCACCCTGCTCACCGACATCGGCCAGGCCCAGCGCCTGCTGGGCATGCCCGGCCAGCTCAGCCGCCTGTGGCTGGACACGGCCTTCGCCGCCCGCGCGCCGACCCTGCCCGCCGGGCTGGATGAACCACTGCGCCTGCAACACGGCGAGGCTGCCGACGATCTGGGGCGGCTCACCGAGAGCTTTCACCTCAACCTCAACGCCTTGGGCATTCTGGCCTTCGTGGTCGGCCTGTTCATCGTGCATGCCGCCATCGGCCTGGCCCTGGAACAGCGTCGTGGCCTGTTGCGTAACCTGCGCGCCAGCGGCGTCAGCGCCCGCTCGCTGATCGTTGCCTTGGTGCTGGAGTTGCTGGGCATGGCGCTGCTGGCCGGTGGTGCCGGGGTGCTGAGCGGCTACATGCTCGCCGCACTGCTATTGCCAGACCTGACCGCCAGCCTGCGCGGCCTGTATGGCGCACAGGTGGCCAACCAGCTGCATCCGGGCGTGCTGTGGTGGCTGGGCAGCCTCGGCATGGCATTGCTCGGCGCCCTGCTGGCCGGCGCCAGCAGCCTGCTGCGCGCCGCGCGCCTGCCGCTGTTGGCCTTGGCCCGCGCCCAGGCCTGGCGCAAGGTGCATGCCCGCTGGCTACGGCGCCAGGGGCAGGTGGCCGTGTTCGGCCTGGGGGTGGCCTTGCTGGCCAGCTTCGGTAGCGGCCTGGCCAGTGGCTTTCTAATGGTGACCGCCTTGCTGCTCGGTACTGCCCTGGGGCTGCCGGTGTTGCTCGACCGGGTGCTGAACACACTGCTGGCAGGCCGGCGCTCGGTACTCGCGCAGTGGTTCCTGGCCGACTGTCGGCAACAGTTGCCGGCCTTGAGCCTGGCGCTGATGGCGCTGCTCTTGGCCATGGCGGCAAGCGTCGGCACCGGCGGCATGACCGCCGGTTTCCGCCAGACCTTCGATGGCTGGCTGGAGCAACGCCTGAGCGCCGAGCTGTACGTCACCCCCGTCGACCCGGCCCAGGCCCGCGAGCTGCAAACCTGGCTGCAGCAGCAACCGACCGTCAGCGCAGTGCTGCCCGACTGGCAGGTCAGCCTGCGTCTGCAGGGTTGGCCTGCCGAACTGCACGGCATTCTCGACCACCCGTACTACCGCCAGCACTGGCAACTGCTGGCGGCCATGGGCGGCGATCCTTGGCAGCGCCTGGCCGAGCAGCAGGGCATCATGCTCAGCGAACAACTGGCTCGTCGCCTGAGTGTGGGCCTGGGCGACCGCGTGGAGATTCCGCTGCCTGCCGGACACTGGTCGCTCCAGGTGGTGGGGCTGTATGCCGACTACGGCAACGCGCGCGGCCACCTGCTCGCCAGCGCGATACAACTGGCGCGCCATTGGCCCGACCTGGCCCCGATGCGCTTCAACCTGCGCATGGCGCCCGAGGACATCCCAGCCTTGAGCCAGGCCCTGCAGCAGCGCTTCGGCCTCGACGCCAGCCGCATCATCGACCAGCACCAGCTCAAGCAATGGTCGACCCAGGTGTTCGAACGCACCTTCGCGGCCACCGCCGCCCTCAATGCCCTGACCCTTGGCGTGGCCGCCATCGCGCTGTTCATCAGCCTGCTCACCCAGAGCCAGGAACGCATCGGGCAATTGGCGCCGCTCTGGGCGCTGGGTGTCGAACGCCGCCAGCTGATGTGGCTCAACCTCGGCCAGACCTGGCTGCTGGCCGGGCTGACCTTGCTGGTCGCACTGCCACTGGGCGTGTTGCTGACCTGGTGCCTGAACGCCGTGATCCAGGTGCAGGCTTTTGGCTGGCGCCTGCCGACCCGGTTGTTCCCCTTGCAATGGCTGAGCCTGGGTGCCCTGGCCCTCGGCGCCACGCTGCTGGCCTCGGCCTGGCCGCTGTGGCGCTTGCGGCGCAGCCAGCCGGCCGACCTGTTGAGGACCTTCGACCGTGAGCAATAG
- a CDS encoding ABC transporter ATP-binding protein codes for MLQVSALRKRYPTAQGPLQVLDGVDLHLQAGQSLALMGESGSGKSTLLHLIAGLDRPDSGRIEVQGRRLETLDEAGLAAWRRTGIGLVFQQFNLIGSLSVADNLAFQARLAGRHDPNWQTHLVQRLGLGELLQRYPEQLSGGQQQRVAIGRALASRPGLLLADEPTGNLDETTSDEVLQLLLDLLADTQTSLLMVTHSPRVAARLDNRVVLHKGRIRSAEAG; via the coding sequence ATGCTGCAGGTCAGCGCACTGCGCAAACGCTACCCCACCGCCCAAGGCCCCTTGCAGGTGCTCGACGGCGTGGACCTGCACCTGCAAGCCGGGCAGAGCCTGGCACTCATGGGCGAATCCGGCAGCGGCAAGAGCACGCTGTTGCACCTGATCGCCGGCCTCGACCGCCCGGACAGCGGGCGCATCGAGGTTCAGGGCCGTCGCCTGGAAACCCTGGACGAGGCGGGCCTGGCCGCCTGGCGCCGGACTGGAATCGGCCTGGTGTTCCAGCAGTTCAACCTGATCGGCAGCCTGTCGGTGGCCGACAACCTGGCGTTCCAGGCACGCCTGGCCGGGCGTCATGACCCGAACTGGCAAACGCACCTGGTACAGCGCCTGGGTCTGGGCGAGCTGTTGCAGCGCTACCCGGAGCAACTGTCCGGCGGCCAGCAACAACGCGTCGCCATCGGCCGCGCCCTGGCCTCGCGACCGGGCCTGCTGTTGGCCGACGAACCCACCGGCAACCTCGACGAAACCACCAGCGACGAGGTGCTGCAACTGCTCCTCGACCTGCTGGCCGACACCCAGACCAGCCTGCTGATGGTCACCCACAGTCCGCGCGTCGCCGCACGTCTGGACAATAGGGTGGTATTACACAAAGGACGCATTCGCAGCGCCGAGGCCGGCTGA
- a CDS encoding MBL fold metallo-hydrolase, with protein sequence MLFRQLFDSQTSTYSYLLADRGQAVLIDPVKEHLDTYLQLLSDLDLQLVMALDTHTHADHITALGDLREATGCNTGLGQESQTRCVSFNFHDGQSLAFGGRELRVLHTPGHTHDSYCFLLAARGRQPAWLFSGDTLLIRGSGRTDFQNGSARQQWSSLQRLLDLGDDTLVFPAHDYKGWTCSSIGEERRHNPRLQVANAEEYAALMDGQHLPPPRLLNVALAANRACGRL encoded by the coding sequence ATGCTGTTTCGTCAACTGTTCGACAGCCAGACGTCCACCTACAGCTACCTGCTGGCCGACCGCGGCCAGGCGGTGCTGATCGACCCGGTGAAGGAGCACCTGGACACCTACCTGCAGCTGTTGTCGGACCTCGACCTGCAACTGGTCATGGCCCTCGACACGCACACCCACGCCGACCACATCACCGCCCTGGGCGACCTGCGCGAGGCCACCGGCTGCAACACCGGCCTGGGCCAGGAAAGCCAGACCCGCTGCGTGAGTTTCAATTTCCATGATGGGCAGAGCCTGGCCTTCGGCGGTCGGGAACTGAGAGTGCTGCACACCCCAGGCCACACCCACGACTCCTACTGCTTCCTGCTTGCCGCCCGGGGCCGCCAGCCGGCGTGGCTGTTCAGCGGCGACACGCTGCTGATTCGTGGCAGCGGGCGCACCGACTTCCAGAACGGCAGTGCCCGCCAACAGTGGAGCAGCCTGCAGCGCCTGCTCGACCTGGGCGACGACACCCTGGTGTTCCCGGCCCACGACTACAAAGGCTGGACCTGTTCGAGCATCGGTGAAGAACGTCGGCACAACCCACGCCTGCAAGTGGCCAACGCCGAGGAATACGCGGCACTGATGGACGGCCAGCACCTGCCGCCGCCGCGCCTGCTGAACGTGGCCCTGGCCGCCAACCGTGCCTGCGGGCGCCTCTGA
- the mnmC gene encoding bifunctional tRNA (5-methylaminomethyl-2-thiouridine)(34)-methyltransferase MnmD/FAD-dependent 5-carboxymethylaminomethyl-2-thiouridine(34) oxidoreductase MnmC — protein sequence MTNPLQHASITWDEQGNPHSSDFDDVYFATELGLEETRHVFLTQNDLAVRFAALPAGGRLVIGETGFGTGMNFFCAWQLFEKCAPADARLHFVSVEKYPLQRDDLARALRLWPELAAFSTALLKQYVAIHPGFQRLVFDDGRVTLTLLIGDALEMLPQLDAQVDAWFLDGFAPAKNPDMWNDRLFAELARLSAPGATLGTFTSTGWVRRALIAAGFGMRRIPGIGKKWEVMRGVFNGLPAEASQASPAKPWFARPAVLSAERRALVIGAGLAGSCTARSLAQRGWQVSLLERHEALASEASGNPQGVLYLKLSAHGTALSQMILSGFGHTRRLLENLQRGSAWSDCGVLQLAFDAKEQQRQAQLATAFSAELLHPVTRDAAEHLAGVGLPCGGLYYPEGGWVHPPALCQQQAEHPNIQVLTHHEVLELRRHDDQWQAWAGERLLASAPVVVLANAADVQRFAQSAELPLKRIRGQITRLPASTSSQALATVVCAEGYMAPARDGEHTLGASFDFHNLDMTPTAAEHRGNLDLLQEISPDLAERLDAAKLDPQRLQGRAALRCTSPDYLPIVGPLAGRAAFTQAYAALARDARQVPQVPCPWLDGLYVNSGHGSRGLITTPLAAELLAAWLDDEPLPLPRSVAEACHPNRFVLRSLIRGPKG from the coding sequence ATGACCAACCCGCTGCAACATGCCTCCATCACCTGGGACGAACAGGGCAACCCGCACTCCAGCGACTTTGACGACGTGTACTTCGCCACCGAACTGGGGCTGGAAGAAACCCGCCATGTATTTCTTACCCAGAATGACCTGGCCGTGCGCTTCGCCGCGCTGCCGGCAGGCGGGCGGCTGGTGATCGGCGAGACCGGCTTCGGCACCGGGATGAATTTCTTCTGCGCCTGGCAGCTGTTCGAAAAATGCGCGCCCGCCGATGCCCGGCTGCACTTCGTCAGCGTCGAAAAATACCCGCTGCAGCGCGACGACCTGGCGCGGGCGCTGCGCCTGTGGCCGGAGCTGGCCGCCTTTTCCACTGCGTTGCTCAAACAGTACGTAGCCATTCACCCCGGTTTTCAGCGCCTGGTCTTCGACGACGGTCGGGTGACCCTGACCCTGCTGATCGGCGATGCACTGGAGATGCTGCCGCAGCTGGATGCGCAGGTCGACGCCTGGTTCCTCGATGGCTTCGCGCCGGCCAAGAACCCCGACATGTGGAACGACCGACTGTTCGCCGAGCTGGCCCGGCTCTCGGCCCCCGGCGCGACCCTGGGCACCTTCACCAGCACCGGCTGGGTGCGCCGCGCGCTGATCGCCGCCGGTTTCGGCATGCGCCGCATACCGGGCATCGGCAAAAAGTGGGAAGTGATGCGCGGCGTATTCAACGGCCTGCCTGCCGAGGCCTCCCAGGCTTCGCCTGCCAAGCCCTGGTTCGCCCGCCCGGCTGTGCTGTCCGCCGAGCGTCGGGCCCTGGTGATCGGCGCTGGCCTGGCCGGTAGCTGCACGGCGCGCAGCCTGGCCCAGCGCGGCTGGCAGGTCAGCTTGCTGGAACGCCACGAGGCGCTGGCCAGCGAGGCCTCCGGCAATCCCCAAGGCGTGCTGTACCTCAAACTCTCGGCGCACGGTACGGCACTGTCGCAAATGATCCTCAGCGGCTTCGGGCATACCCGGCGCCTGCTGGAAAACCTGCAACGCGGCAGCGCCTGGAGCGACTGTGGTGTGCTGCAACTGGCCTTCGACGCCAAGGAGCAACAGCGTCAGGCACAGCTGGCCACGGCCTTTTCCGCCGAGCTGCTGCACCCGGTGACGCGTGACGCCGCCGAGCACCTGGCCGGGGTCGGCCTGCCCTGCGGCGGGCTCTACTACCCCGAGGGCGGCTGGGTGCATCCACCGGCGCTGTGCCAACAACAAGCCGAACACCCGAACATTCAGGTGCTTACGCACCATGAAGTGCTGGAACTGCGCCGCCACGACGATCAGTGGCAAGCCTGGGCCGGCGAGCGCCTGCTGGCCAGCGCGCCGGTGGTGGTGCTGGCCAACGCCGCCGACGTGCAGCGTTTCGCACAGAGCGCCGAGTTGCCGCTCAAGCGGATTCGCGGGCAGATTACCCGCCTGCCCGCCAGCACCAGCAGCCAGGCGCTGGCCACCGTGGTCTGCGCCGAAGGCTACATGGCGCCGGCGCGCGACGGCGAACATACCCTGGGGGCCAGCTTCGATTTCCATAACCTGGACATGACGCCCACCGCCGCCGAGCACCGTGGCAACCTGGACCTGCTGCAGGAAATCTCCCCGGACCTGGCCGAGCGCCTCGACGCCGCCAAGCTCGACCCGCAACGTCTGCAGGGCCGCGCGGCGCTGCGCTGTACCAGCCCGGACTACCTGCCCATCGTCGGGCCACTGGCCGGCCGTGCCGCGTTCACACAGGCGTATGCCGCGCTGGCCCGGGATGCCCGCCAGGTTCCGCAGGTGCCCTGCCCTTGGCTGGATGGCCTGTACGTCAACAGTGGGCATGGCTCGCGGGGGCTGATCACCACGCCCCTGGCCGCCGAACTGCTGGCGGCCTGGCTGGACGACGAACCCTTGCCGTTGCCACGCAGCGTCGCCGAAGCCTGCCACCCCAACCGCTTTGTGCTGCGCAGCCTGATTCGCGGGCCCAAGGGCTGA
- the pap gene encoding polyphosphate:AMP phosphotransferase, with translation MFESAEIGHAIDKQTYDDQVPALREALLDAQYELHEQARRPVIVLINGIEGAGKGETVKLLNEWMDPRLIEVRTFDQKTDEELDHPPMWRYWRQLPAKGRMGIFFGNWYSQMLQDRVHGLLKDAELDQAISAAERLEKMLSDEGALIFKFWFHLSRKQMKQRLKSLRDDPLHSWRISPLDWQQSKTYDKFVRFGERVLRRSSREYAPWHVIEGADANYRSLTVGRLLLEGLQAALQAPPVEPQGLAVGPRGTHDDELTLLDSLDLSQQLDKDDYEHQLITEQARLSRNMRDKHMKRHALVAVFEGNDAAGKGGAIRRVAAALDPRQYHIVPIAAPTQDELAQPYLWRFWRQIPARGKFTIFDRSWYGRVLVERVEGFCSDTDWLRAYGEINDFEEQLTNAGVVVVKFWLAIDEQTQLERFQAREKIPFKRYKITEDDWRNRKKWPQYRHAVGDMVDRTSTSIAPWTLVEANDKRWARVKVLRTLNEALEAAFARDRKKK, from the coding sequence ATGTTCGAATCCGCCGAAATCGGCCATGCCATCGACAAGCAGACCTACGACGACCAGGTGCCGGCGTTGCGCGAGGCGCTGCTCGATGCCCAGTACGAACTGCACGAGCAGGCCCGGCGACCGGTCATCGTGCTGATCAATGGTATCGAAGGGGCCGGCAAGGGCGAGACCGTCAAGCTGCTCAACGAGTGGATGGACCCGCGGTTGATCGAGGTGCGCACCTTCGACCAGAAGACCGACGAAGAACTCGACCACCCGCCGATGTGGCGCTATTGGCGGCAATTGCCGGCCAAGGGGCGCATGGGTATTTTCTTCGGCAACTGGTACAGCCAGATGCTGCAGGACCGGGTGCACGGGCTGCTCAAGGACGCCGAGCTGGACCAGGCGATCAGCGCCGCCGAGCGCCTGGAGAAGATGCTCAGCGACGAGGGCGCGCTGATTTTCAAGTTCTGGTTCCACCTGTCGCGCAAACAGATGAAACAGCGCCTCAAGAGCCTGCGCGACGACCCCTTGCACAGCTGGCGGATCAGCCCGCTGGACTGGCAGCAATCCAAGACCTACGACAAGTTCGTGCGCTTCGGTGAGCGTGTGCTGCGGCGTAGCAGCCGTGAATATGCCCCTTGGCACGTGATCGAGGGCGCCGACGCCAACTACCGCAGCCTGACCGTCGGGCGCCTGCTGCTCGAAGGTCTGCAGGCGGCGTTGCAGGCCCCGCCGGTGGAACCCCAGGGCCTGGCTGTAGGGCCGCGCGGCACCCATGACGACGAATTGACCCTGCTCGACAGCCTCGACCTCAGCCAGCAACTGGACAAGGACGATTACGAGCATCAGCTGATCACCGAACAGGCACGGCTGTCGCGCAACATGCGTGACAAGCACATGAAACGCCATGCCCTGGTGGCGGTGTTCGAAGGCAACGACGCAGCCGGCAAGGGCGGTGCGATCCGCCGCGTGGCGGCCGCGCTGGACCCGCGCCAGTACCACATCGTGCCGATCGCCGCACCCACCCAGGACGAACTGGCGCAGCCTTACCTGTGGCGCTTCTGGCGGCAGATCCCGGCGCGCGGCAAGTTCACCATTTTCGACCGCTCCTGGTATGGCCGGGTGCTGGTGGAGCGGGTCGAGGGCTTTTGCAGTGACACCGACTGGCTGCGCGCCTATGGCGAGATCAACGACTTCGAGGAGCAACTGACCAATGCCGGTGTGGTGGTGGTCAAGTTCTGGCTGGCCATCGATGAACAGACCCAGCTGGAACGCTTCCAGGCTCGGGAGAAGATTCCGTTCAAGCGCTACAAGATCACCGAGGACGACTGGCGCAACCGCAAGAAGTGGCCACAGTACCGGCACGCAGTGGGCGACATGGTCGACCGCACCAGCACCTCGATCGCACCCTGGACCCTGGTGGAGGCCAACGACAAGCGCTGGGCGCGGGTGAAGGTGCTGCGCACCCTCAACGAGGCACTGGAAGCGGCCTTCGCCCGCGATCGCAAGAAGAAATGA
- the chrA gene encoding chromate efflux transporter — protein sequence MSPALSQLRNGAAIFLVFLRLGLTSFGGPAAHLGYFREAFVVRRQWLSERSYADLVALCQFLPGPASSQVGMALGLSRGGYLGALAAWAGFTLPSALLLTLLALGIAHSQGLPDSALHGLQVVALAVIAQAVYAMARLHCRGPAALALMLAACGLTLWLTWPGAQMAVLLVAGLLGLLLFRPATASAADPLPVPVGRRAGVAWLLLFVALLLGLPLLHGAFPGTGLALLDAFYRSGALVFGGGHVVLPLLHSEVVVNGWVGEPVFFAGYAAAQAVPGPLFTFAAFLGASLNTGLAPWSGAALALLAIFATSFLLVAGALPFWSRLSALPALRAALTAVNAAVVGLLLAALIAPLAGGAISGSRDLLLGLAALLALTWLRLPPWLVVVAGALAGLWGG from the coding sequence ATGTCCCCTGCTCTCAGCCAGCTGCGTAACGGTGCCGCCATCTTCCTGGTTTTCCTGCGCCTGGGGCTGACCAGCTTCGGGGGGCCGGCGGCGCATCTGGGTTATTTTCGCGAAGCCTTCGTGGTGCGTCGGCAGTGGCTGAGCGAGCGCAGTTATGCCGACCTGGTCGCGCTGTGCCAGTTCCTGCCCGGCCCGGCCAGCAGTCAGGTGGGCATGGCCTTGGGCTTGTCGCGCGGTGGTTACCTGGGCGCATTGGCGGCCTGGGCAGGTTTTACACTGCCTTCGGCCCTGTTGCTGACTCTGCTGGCACTGGGCATCGCTCATTCACAGGGCTTGCCCGACAGTGCGTTGCACGGCCTGCAAGTGGTGGCGCTGGCGGTGATCGCTCAGGCGGTGTACGCCATGGCCCGCCTGCACTGTCGCGGCCCGGCGGCACTGGCGCTGATGCTCGCCGCCTGCGGCCTGACGCTGTGGCTGACCTGGCCCGGCGCGCAGATGGCGGTCCTGCTGGTTGCCGGCCTGCTGGGTCTGCTGCTGTTTCGCCCTGCCACTGCCAGTGCCGCAGACCCACTACCCGTACCGGTGGGTCGACGTGCCGGCGTGGCCTGGTTGCTGCTGTTCGTCGCACTGCTGCTCGGCCTGCCGCTATTGCATGGGGCGTTTCCCGGGACCGGGCTGGCGTTGCTGGACGCCTTCTACCGGTCTGGCGCGCTGGTGTTCGGCGGTGGCCATGTGGTGCTGCCCTTGCTGCACAGCGAGGTAGTGGTCAACGGCTGGGTCGGCGAGCCGGTGTTCTTCGCCGGCTATGCCGCGGCGCAGGCGGTGCCCGGCCCACTGTTCACCTTTGCTGCGTTTCTGGGCGCCTCGCTGAATACCGGGCTGGCCCCCTGGAGCGGTGCCGCCCTGGCCTTGCTGGCGATTTTCGCGACGTCTTTTCTGCTGGTGGCCGGCGCCCTGCCGTTCTGGTCACGGCTGAGCGCATTGCCGGCGCTGCGCGCGGCCCTGACAGCGGTGAATGCCGCCGTGGTCGGCCTGTTGCTGGCGGCCCTGATTGCACCGCTGGCCGGCGGTGCAATCAGCGGTAGCCGCGACCTGCTGCTTGGCCTCGCCGCCCTGCTGGCGCTGACCTGGCTGCGCCTGCCGCCCTGGCTGGTGGTGGTGGCTGGCGCACTGGCCGGCCTGTGGGGCGGCTGA